One stretch of Carassius carassius chromosome 18, fCarCar2.1, whole genome shotgun sequence DNA includes these proteins:
- the LOC132091706 gene encoding L-selectin-like — MVGTPTLLSFHFSKQNCFYLSSETMTWNETRKWCQTEYTDVVMVHNENVTRFLEKNLPEKSSSPYYWIGMKKINDIWTWAANGQSVDYGNWAPNEPNNNKADENCVELYTNTNNKGKWNDDSCEHKKHPICQKAQCPNNCTDRQYCVEQVNDFTCVCKTGFSGPVCETVVSCEPLSAPPHGWMQCSGLYGNHSLNSNCTFSCAGGYKLNGKAELKCNSSGAWNAPPPSCAGAISECFPILLFGGGLLNCTEGHDSIRSACRVQCPPGHLLLGFAEFTCRADGTWESSFPLMCASYVHFLIALLASVVISVFCGCLFCCSNCRRSKKAVRTRPETVNPAFEAELTPLEGPL; from the exons ATGGTGGGAACCCCCACTCTGCTAAGTTTTCACTTTTCAAagcaaaattgtttttatttatct AGCGAGACAATGACCTGGAATGAGACAAGGAAGTGGTGtcaaacagaatacacagacgttGTGATGGTCCACAATGAAAATGTAACACGTTTCCTTGAAAAAAATTTGCCTGAAAAATCTTCGTCTCCTTACTACTGGATTGGAATGAAAAAAATCAATGACATTTGGACGTGGGCTGCCAATGGACAGAGTGTGGACTATGGAAACTGGGCACCCAATGAACCCAACAACAACAAGGCAGATGAGAACTGTGTGGAATTATACACCAACACAAACAATAAAGGAAAGTGGAATGATGACAGCTGTGAACATAAAAAGCATCCTATATGCCAAAAAG CACAGTGTCCAAACAATTGCACTGATAGACAGTACTGCGTAGAACAAGTCAACGACTTCACCTGTGTGTGTAAAACAGGTTTCTCTGGGCCAGTGTGTGAAACAG tcGTTTCATGTGAACCACTCTCTGCACCACCACACGGCTGGATGCAATGCTCCGGTCTGTATGGGAATCATTCCCTCAACTCAAATTGTACATTTTCTTGTGCTGGTGGTTATAAACTGAATGGTAAAGCTGAGCTCAAATGCAATTCCTCCGGTGCATGGAACGCACCACCACCTTCATGTGCAGGTGCAATAT CAGAGTGTTTTCCCATTCTTTTGTTTGGTGGTGGATTGCTGAACTGCACTGAAGGACATGACAGCATCAGATCTGCCTGTAGAGTACAGTGTCCACCTGGTCACCTGCTGCTGGGTTTTGCTGAGTTCACCTGCAGAGCTGATGGCACATGGGAGTCTTCCTTTCCACTAATGTGTGCAA GTTATGTCCATTTTCTAATTGCTCTTTTAGCATCTGTTGTCATCTCTGTGTTTTGTGGCTGTTTATTTTGTTGCTCCAACTGCAGAAGGA gtAAAAAGGCAGTgag AACTCGACCAGAAACAGTGAATCCAGCATTTGAAGCAGAACTCACACCACTAGAGGGCCCTCTCTAA
- the LOC132092329 gene encoding retinoic acid receptor RXR-gamma-B isoform X2: MDTHDTYLHLHTSVLNSPPSQPPPLSSMVGHPSVISSSRPLQPPMSTLGSSMNGLASPYSVIAPSLGSPSMSLPSTPSMGFNTLSSPQMNSLNVNNSEDIKPPPGLAPLSNMSSYQCTSPGSLSKHLCAICGDRSSGKHYGVYSCEGCKGFFKRTIRKDLTYTCRDCKECLIDKRQRNRCQYCRYQKCLAMGMKREAVQEERQRGREKGDNDVESTSSFNEDMPVDKILDAELAVEPKTETYTENSPGNSTNDPVTNICHAADKQLFTLVEWAKRIPNFSDLPLDDQVILLRAGWNELLIASFSHRSITVKDGILLGTGLHVHRSSAHSAGVGSIFNRVLTELVSKMKDMQMDKTELGCLRAIVLFNPDSKGLSNPADVEALREKVYASLETYTKHKYPDQPGRFAKLLLRLPALRSIGLKCLEHLFFFKLIGDTPIDTFLMEMLEAPHQIT; this comes from the exons ATGGATACTCACGACACATATTTACATCTTC acactagtgtTCTTAATTCGCCTCCCTCTCAGCCGCCACCCCTAAGCTCCATGGTGGGTCATCCGTCCGTCATCAGTTCGTCCCGCCCACTACAGCCTCCCATGAGCACCCTGGGCTCATCCATGAATGGCCTGGCCTCACCCTACTCAGTCATTGCCCCGTCTCTGGGCTCACCATCCATGTCCTTGCCCTCTACACCAAGTATGGGCTTTAACACTCTCAGTAGCCCGCAG ATGAACTCTTTAAATGTGAATAACTCAGAAGACATCAAGCCTCCACCAGGATTGGCTCCGCTGAGCAACATGAGCAGCTATCAGTGCACCAGCCCTGGATCCCTCTCCAAACACCTCTGTGCCATCTGTGGCGACCGATCTTCAG GGAAGCACTATGGTGTCTACAGTTGTGAAGGTTGCAAAGGCTTCTTTAAGAGGACCATCCGAAAAGACTTGACCTACACATGTCGAGACTGTAAAGAGTGTTTGATCGACAAACGCCAGCGCAACCGTTGCCAGTATTGTCGCTACCAGAAGTGCCTAGCAATGGGCATGAAACGGGAAG CGGTGCAGGAAGAGAGGCAGCGTGGGAGGGAAAAAGGTGATAATGATGTGGAATCGACGAGCAGTTTTAATGAAGACATGCCTGTGGATAAGATTCTGGATGCAGAACTTGCAGTCGAACCTAAGACTGAGACATACACAGAGAACAGTCCTGGCAACTCA ACAAATGACCCAGTCACTAATATCTGCCACGCAGCTGACAAGCAGCTGTTTACTCTTGTGGAGTGGGCCAAGAGAATACCTAATTTCTCAGATCTGCCTCTGGATGATCAGGTCATTTTGCTTCGAGCAG GATGGAACGAGCTCCTCATTGCTTCCTTCTCTCATCGCTCAATCACAGTTAAAGATGGCATCTTGCTGGGCACAGGCCTCCATGTCCACAGGAGCAGTGCTCACAGTGCAGGTGTGGGCTCCATCTTTAACAG GGTTTTGACTGAGCTGGTGTCTAAAATGAAGGATATGCAGATGGATAAGACCGAACTAGGCTGCCTTAGAGCCATCGTCCTCTTCAATCCTG ATTCTAAAGGCTTGTCCAACCCAGCGGATGTAGAGGCACTGAGGGAGAAAGTTTACGCCTCACTGGAGACCTATACTAAACACAAGTACCCTGACCAGCCTGGCAG GTTTGCTAAACTTCTGTTGCGTCTTCCTGCCCTACGATCCATTGGACTTAAGTGTTTGGAGCACCTGTTTTTCTTCAAGCTGATTGGAGACACACCCATAGACACTTTCTTGATGGAGATGCTCGAAGCACCCCATCAGATCACGTGA
- the LOC132092329 gene encoding retinoic acid receptor RXR-gamma-B isoform X1 — protein MWHPAALPLHGQSHSREGDHYNNHTSVLNSPPSQPPPLSSMVGHPSVISSSRPLQPPMSTLGSSMNGLASPYSVIAPSLGSPSMSLPSTPSMGFNTLSSPQMNSLNVNNSEDIKPPPGLAPLSNMSSYQCTSPGSLSKHLCAICGDRSSGKHYGVYSCEGCKGFFKRTIRKDLTYTCRDCKECLIDKRQRNRCQYCRYQKCLAMGMKREAVQEERQRGREKGDNDVESTSSFNEDMPVDKILDAELAVEPKTETYTENSPGNSTNDPVTNICHAADKQLFTLVEWAKRIPNFSDLPLDDQVILLRAGWNELLIASFSHRSITVKDGILLGTGLHVHRSSAHSAGVGSIFNRVLTELVSKMKDMQMDKTELGCLRAIVLFNPDSKGLSNPADVEALREKVYASLETYTKHKYPDQPGRFAKLLLRLPALRSIGLKCLEHLFFFKLIGDTPIDTFLMEMLEAPHQIT, from the exons ATGTGGCATCCGGCAGCGTTGCCTCTTCACGGTCAGAGTCACAGCAGAGAGGGCGATCACTACAACAATC acactagtgtTCTTAATTCGCCTCCCTCTCAGCCGCCACCCCTAAGCTCCATGGTGGGTCATCCGTCCGTCATCAGTTCGTCCCGCCCACTACAGCCTCCCATGAGCACCCTGGGCTCATCCATGAATGGCCTGGCCTCACCCTACTCAGTCATTGCCCCGTCTCTGGGCTCACCATCCATGTCCTTGCCCTCTACACCAAGTATGGGCTTTAACACTCTCAGTAGCCCGCAG ATGAACTCTTTAAATGTGAATAACTCAGAAGACATCAAGCCTCCACCAGGATTGGCTCCGCTGAGCAACATGAGCAGCTATCAGTGCACCAGCCCTGGATCCCTCTCCAAACACCTCTGTGCCATCTGTGGCGACCGATCTTCAG GGAAGCACTATGGTGTCTACAGTTGTGAAGGTTGCAAAGGCTTCTTTAAGAGGACCATCCGAAAAGACTTGACCTACACATGTCGAGACTGTAAAGAGTGTTTGATCGACAAACGCCAGCGCAACCGTTGCCAGTATTGTCGCTACCAGAAGTGCCTAGCAATGGGCATGAAACGGGAAG CGGTGCAGGAAGAGAGGCAGCGTGGGAGGGAAAAAGGTGATAATGATGTGGAATCGACGAGCAGTTTTAATGAAGACATGCCTGTGGATAAGATTCTGGATGCAGAACTTGCAGTCGAACCTAAGACTGAGACATACACAGAGAACAGTCCTGGCAACTCA ACAAATGACCCAGTCACTAATATCTGCCACGCAGCTGACAAGCAGCTGTTTACTCTTGTGGAGTGGGCCAAGAGAATACCTAATTTCTCAGATCTGCCTCTGGATGATCAGGTCATTTTGCTTCGAGCAG GATGGAACGAGCTCCTCATTGCTTCCTTCTCTCATCGCTCAATCACAGTTAAAGATGGCATCTTGCTGGGCACAGGCCTCCATGTCCACAGGAGCAGTGCTCACAGTGCAGGTGTGGGCTCCATCTTTAACAG GGTTTTGACTGAGCTGGTGTCTAAAATGAAGGATATGCAGATGGATAAGACCGAACTAGGCTGCCTTAGAGCCATCGTCCTCTTCAATCCTG ATTCTAAAGGCTTGTCCAACCCAGCGGATGTAGAGGCACTGAGGGAGAAAGTTTACGCCTCACTGGAGACCTATACTAAACACAAGTACCCTGACCAGCCTGGCAG GTTTGCTAAACTTCTGTTGCGTCTTCCTGCCCTACGATCCATTGGACTTAAGTGTTTGGAGCACCTGTTTTTCTTCAAGCTGATTGGAGACACACCCATAGACACTTTCTTGATGGAGATGCTCGAAGCACCCCATCAGATCACGTGA